The following proteins come from a genomic window of Nostoc sp. ATCC 53789:
- a CDS encoding ROK family protein, which translates to MTNDKMVSSQVIGIDVGGTAIKLGRFTADGTCLQSLTMAAPQPTTPEAVLAVLVDAIAQIDPNNETFAIGVGTPGPSDAAGRIAKIAINLPGWIDVPLADWLEAKTGKPTAIANDANCALLGEAWLGAGRQFQNLILLTLGTGVGGAIILNGKLFIGHQGAAGELGLISLNPDGPICNSGNQGSLEQHASATAIRRRTLKEPIELGVLAQQGEAAALTFWQEYGKNLGIGLTSLIYVLTPQAIVIGGGISGSFEFFLPAVKAEIEKRVQPLSRDGLQILPAELGNFAGIVGAARLALQHYSRF; encoded by the coding sequence ATGACAAATGACAAAATGGTGAGTTCTCAAGTAATTGGCATTGATGTGGGGGGAACAGCAATTAAGCTGGGGCGGTTTACAGCCGATGGAACTTGTTTGCAATCTTTGACTATGGCGGCTCCCCAGCCGACAACGCCGGAGGCCGTGCTGGCGGTGCTGGTAGATGCGATCGCGCAAATTGATCCAAATAATGAAACTTTTGCTATTGGTGTTGGGACTCCTGGCCCCTCTGATGCCGCAGGACGCATCGCTAAAATCGCCATTAACTTACCTGGATGGATCGATGTGCCTTTAGCAGACTGGTTAGAAGCTAAAACTGGCAAACCGACTGCGATCGCTAATGATGCCAATTGCGCTCTTTTGGGAGAAGCTTGGCTGGGAGCCGGTCGTCAATTTCAAAATTTGATTCTCCTAACTTTAGGAACTGGGGTTGGTGGTGCGATTATCCTCAATGGCAAACTATTTATTGGACATCAGGGAGCCGCCGGGGAATTGGGTTTAATTTCATTAAATCCTGATGGGCCAATTTGTAATAGTGGCAATCAAGGCTCTTTAGAACAACATGCCTCTGCTACTGCCATTCGCCGCCGCACTCTCAAAGAACCCATCGAATTGGGTGTTCTTGCTCAACAAGGAGAAGCCGCAGCATTGACTTTTTGGCAAGAATATGGTAAAAACCTGGGAATTGGCTTGACGAGTTTGATTTATGTACTCACACCGCAAGCGATCGTCATTGGTGGCGGTATAAGTGGCAGCTTTGAGTTTTTCTTACCAGCAGTGAAGGCAGAAATTGAGAAGCGAGTGCAGCCTTTATCACGAGATGGTTTACAGATTTTGCCAGCAGAGTTAGGCAATTTTGCTGGGATCGTGGGTGCAGCTAGGC
- a CDS encoding XisH family protein: MPARDIYHDAVKNALIQEGWIIIDDPLHLKWGQKDMYVDLGAKQLLAAEQGCKKIAVEIKSFVSPSEMADLKDAIGGFIMYRAVIHRLEPERTLYLAVRDSVFTALFEEPIGTLLIETENLKLLVFNPETERIIQWIP; encoded by the coding sequence ATGCCTGCAAGAGATATTTATCATGATGCTGTTAAGAATGCCTTAATTCAAGAAGGCTGGATAATTATAGATGACCCTTTACATTTAAAGTGGGGTCAAAAAGATATGTATGTAGATTTAGGAGCTAAACAACTCTTAGCCGCAGAACAAGGGTGTAAAAAAATAGCTGTAGAAATTAAAAGTTTTGTTAGTCCTTCGGAAATGGCAGACCTCAAAGATGCTATTGGGGGATTTATCATGTATCGTGCTGTTATCCATCGTCTGGAACCAGAAAGAACATTATATTTGGCAGTACGTGATAGCGTATTTACAGCTTTGTTTGAGGAACCAATTGGTACACTTTTAATAGAAACTGAGAATCTCAAGTTACTCGTTTTTAATCCAGAAACTGAGAGGATTATCCAATGGATACCTTAG
- the trxB gene encoding thioredoxin-disulfide reductase, whose amino-acid sequence MSLYMVMTNPTVENLVIIGSGPAGYTAAIYAGRANLKPVVFEGFQAGGLPGGQLMTTTEVENFPGFPKGITGPELMDQMKAQAERWGAELYTEDVISVDLSQRPFTVRSQEREIKTNSIVIATGATAKRLGLPSEHEFWSRGISACAICDGATPIFHGAELAVIGAGDSAAEESIYLTKYGSKVNMLVRTDKMRASKAMQDRVLSNPKIQVHWNTEAVDIFGNGHMEGVKIRNTKTGEESQLHAKGLFYAVGHSPNTSLFKGQLELDEVGYVVTKPGSVETSVEGVFAAGDVQDHEFRQAITAAGTGCMAAMLAERWLSSSGLIQEFHQQLEIADNELEHQPAKKTEAEEEAGFNLNGTRHEGGYALRKLFHESDRLLLVKYVSPGCGPCHTLKPILNKVVDEFDSKIHFVEIDIDKDRDIAENAGVTGTPTVQLFKNKELVKEVKGVKQKTEYRQLIESNL is encoded by the coding sequence ATGAGTTTATATATGGTCATGACTAACCCCACAGTAGAAAACTTAGTAATTATCGGTTCTGGACCAGCAGGGTACACAGCTGCCATCTATGCCGGACGCGCTAATTTGAAACCTGTTGTATTTGAAGGTTTCCAAGCCGGGGGTTTACCTGGTGGGCAATTAATGACAACAACGGAAGTCGAGAACTTTCCAGGGTTTCCCAAAGGGATTACTGGGCCGGAACTGATGGATCAGATGAAGGCGCAGGCGGAGCGCTGGGGAGCGGAACTATATACTGAAGATGTTATATCAGTTGATTTGAGTCAGCGTCCATTTACAGTGCGATCGCAAGAAAGGGAAATTAAAACCAATAGCATTGTCATTGCTACGGGTGCGACAGCAAAGCGTTTGGGTTTACCTAGCGAACATGAATTTTGGAGTCGAGGTATTTCCGCTTGTGCAATTTGCGATGGTGCAACACCAATTTTTCACGGTGCAGAATTGGCTGTAATTGGTGCTGGCGACTCGGCGGCGGAAGAGTCTATTTACCTCACCAAATACGGCTCTAAGGTAAATATGTTGGTACGCACTGATAAAATGCGGGCTTCTAAAGCTATGCAAGACAGGGTTTTGAGCAACCCAAAAATCCAGGTGCATTGGAACACAGAAGCCGTGGATATCTTCGGTAATGGTCACATGGAAGGGGTGAAAATCCGCAACACTAAAACTGGTGAAGAAAGTCAACTGCACGCTAAGGGTTTATTCTACGCCGTTGGTCACAGTCCCAACACCTCTTTATTTAAGGGACAACTAGAACTGGATGAGGTAGGTTACGTTGTCACTAAACCCGGTTCTGTAGAAACTAGTGTAGAGGGTGTTTTTGCAGCCGGTGACGTACAAGATCATGAGTTTCGCCAAGCAATTACAGCTGCGGGTACTGGCTGTATGGCGGCGATGTTAGCAGAACGCTGGTTGTCATCCAGTGGCTTGATTCAAGAATTCCATCAACAGCTAGAAATAGCAGACAATGAATTAGAACATCAGCCAGCCAAAAAGACTGAAGCAGAGGAAGAAGCTGGATTTAATTTGAATGGGACGCGCCATGAGGGAGGTTATGCTCTACGGAAATTGTTCCATGAAAGCGATCGCTTACTCCTTGTTAAGTACGTCTCTCCTGGTTGCGGCCCTTGTCATACCCTGAAGCCAATTTTAAATAAAGTAGTGGATGAATTTGACAGCAAAATTCACTTTGTAGAAATTGACATCGATAAAGACCGAGATATTGCTGAAAATGCTGGTGTGACAGGAACTCCAACGGTTCAATTGTTCAAAAACAAGGAATTGGTGAAGGAAGTGAAAGGCGTGAAGCAAAAAACCGAATATCGCCAGTTAATTGAAAGTAATCTTTAG
- a CDS encoding tetratricopeptide repeat protein: MSNKFFSQGRWQEAIAQYQKLIEIESTDADIYWNLSHCYRQLNLLDEYFNTLQEGIKLYPTDGRLHFSLIIDLRRNGRIQEAILSAENAAKCLPNDYTFQILKYLTVPSTYENKEEINFYRQRFTQGLQYLIQHTSLQTTEEQNSALAGIGRLTNFYLSYQAQNDLELQSQYGKLVHKIMAANFPQWCVPLSIPKLQHQEKIRIGYISHYLHSYSGTLWLTGWLRHSNHESFEIYCYYIGNEPDKVTEQFKEYSDVFHHIPHNLSAACEQIIADKLHILVFPEIGMNPQTMQMAGLRLAPVQCTAWGHPVTTGLPTIDYFLSSELMEPENAQEHYSEKLIRLPNIGVSYPKPYIPPVIKTRSDFQLPDDAVIYLCCQAPFKYLPQYDFIFAKIAHRIPQAKFVFLRGTLLQPRLKRAFAAIGLNSEDYCVFLSIPERLDYLMINLLSDVYLDTFTWSGGNTSLEAIACNLPIVTCPGEFMRGRHSDSFLKMLGVTDTIAENEAEYIDIAVKLGLDQSWRGIIAEKMSQNHDRLFDDKACVVGLEAFYKEVCSKHFSA, encoded by the coding sequence TTGAGCAATAAATTCTTCAGTCAGGGAAGATGGCAAGAAGCGATCGCGCAATATCAAAAACTCATAGAAATCGAATCAACTGATGCAGATATTTATTGGAACTTAAGCCATTGCTATAGACAGTTAAACCTACTGGATGAATATTTTAATACTCTTCAGGAAGGAATTAAGCTTTACCCTACAGATGGAAGACTACATTTTTCATTAATCATCGATTTGCGGCGGAATGGACGTATTCAAGAAGCAATTTTAAGTGCAGAGAATGCTGCTAAATGCTTACCTAATGATTATACTTTTCAAATTCTCAAATATTTAACAGTTCCATCAACATACGAAAATAAAGAGGAAATTAACTTTTATCGTCAGCGCTTTACTCAAGGACTGCAATATTTAATTCAGCATACGTCTCTTCAAACTACAGAAGAGCAAAATAGTGCTTTAGCAGGTATAGGTCGGCTCACTAACTTTTACCTATCATATCAAGCACAAAATGATCTAGAGTTACAAAGTCAATATGGCAAGTTAGTACATAAAATTATGGCTGCTAACTTTCCTCAATGGTGTGTACCTTTATCAATACCTAAACTTCAGCATCAGGAAAAAATTCGCATTGGTTACATTTCACATTACCTGCATTCTTATAGTGGAACACTTTGGTTAACAGGTTGGTTGCGTCATAGCAATCATGAAAGCTTTGAAATCTACTGTTATTACATAGGAAATGAACCAGATAAAGTTACCGAACAATTTAAAGAATATAGTGATGTTTTCCACCATATTCCTCATAATTTATCGGCAGCCTGTGAACAGATAATTGCTGATAAGCTGCACATTTTAGTCTTTCCTGAAATTGGGATGAATCCGCAAACGATGCAAATGGCAGGTTTGCGGCTTGCGCCTGTGCAATGTACAGCTTGGGGACATCCGGTGACAACGGGCCTACCTACAATTGATTACTTTTTATCTAGTGAGTTAATGGAACCTGAAAATGCCCAAGAGCATTATTCAGAAAAATTAATTCGTTTGCCCAATATTGGTGTTTCTTATCCTAAACCATATATTCCACCAGTTATCAAAACCCGATCAGACTTTCAGCTACCAGATGATGCAGTCATTTATCTATGCTGCCAAGCTCCTTTCAAGTATCTACCGCAATATGATTTTATTTTTGCAAAAATTGCTCATCGCATTCCGCAAGCTAAATTTGTGTTTTTGCGTGGTACTTTACTTCAGCCACGCCTGAAGCGGGCTTTTGCTGCTATTGGTTTGAACAGTGAAGATTATTGTGTGTTTCTCAGTATTCCAGAGCGACTGGATTATCTAATGATTAACTTACTTTCAGATGTTTATCTAGATACATTTACATGGTCTGGTGGTAATACTAGCTTAGAAGCGATCGCTTGTAATCTCCCCATTGTTACTTGTCCAGGAGAATTTATGCGGGGTCGTCACTCTGACAGCTTCCTAAAAATGCTGGGGGTGACAGATACCATTGCTGAGAATGAAGCAGAGTACATCGATATTGCTGTCAAATTGGGACTAGACCAGTCTTGGCGAGGCATTATTGCCGAAAAAATGAGCCAAAATCACGATCGTCTTTTTGATGATAAGGCTTGTGTCGTAGGTTTAGAAGCCTTTTATAAAGAAGTTTGTAGTAAGCACTTCAGTGCTTAA
- a CDS encoding type IV pilin-like G/H family protein, giving the protein MKTELKAKFLQHIIGKKKENEGFTLIELLVVIIIIGILSAIALPSFLNQANKGKQSEAKQYSGSMNRAQQAYFLENGSFTTELNSLGMGIRSQTENYIYAIGGAATGVSNNGYSLKAPLKSYVGVVALSIQAGTSEATTLAVLCESDAVGARSATVAPAFGGTPVEPSCPSSFSPLKSK; this is encoded by the coding sequence ATGAAAACCGAACTAAAAGCCAAATTTCTTCAACACATCATCGGCAAAAAGAAGGAAAACGAAGGTTTTACACTTATTGAATTACTAGTAGTAATTATTATCATCGGTATTTTGTCTGCGATCGCACTACCTTCTTTCTTGAACCAAGCTAACAAAGGTAAGCAGTCAGAAGCTAAACAGTACTCCGGTTCCATGAACCGCGCTCAACAAGCATATTTCCTAGAAAATGGTTCATTCACTACCGAGCTGAATTCATTAGGGATGGGTATTAGAAGCCAAACTGAGAACTACATATACGCAATTGGTGGAGCTGCAACTGGCGTTAGTAATAATGGCTACTCGTTGAAAGCACCACTTAAATCCTATGTAGGTGTTGTAGCTTTGTCTATACAAGCAGGTACTAGTGAAGCAACCACTTTAGCAGTTTTGTGTGAGTCTGATGCAGTTGGTGCGCGTTCAGCAACAGTGGCTCCAGCATTTGGTGGCACTCCAGTAGAACCTTCTTGTCCATCAAGCTTCTCGCCACTGAAGTCTAAGTAA
- a CDS encoding O-linked N-acetylglucosamine transferase, SPINDLY family protein — MTSVQLYTDITSLEQQAQQYFIKDNYSQAANCYEQAIETEPEVKSHYWNLGLMLLLQGQETEAQMTWLLGIGEGEVQEVEQWTVELVEVLQTEAERRETLADYKVAWAIRQHIREINPTDINNLLYLIELAIKQETLIDDELTSLGVIELIQSEATVDIPLLFHVLESILNYAPFHPAVPAFVEACLVHVHEPQLFIKILLPATIQIAHSMRQPKLAALLLELYLRLEPENLAILRHLAAFYFKANDYSKGIEVAKLCYSLSNTLIDQIFAIHLLHRGLMDSPDCWEEACEVFEKQQNMMMLLLEENPLALRSNEVLHLFNSNYFAPYLQDNIKQNRYIQNQIAHLCQLNVENYASQEVQRYQQRTSKGRNSKLKIGYLSHCLSRHSVGWLARWLIQHHNREEFDMYGYFINYKQINDPLQEWYVQQFNQAYKGGIYSEDIAEKIHQDKIDILIDLDSITLDITCEIMALKPAPVQATWLGWDASGIPAVDYFIADPYVLSESAQEYYTEKIWRLPQTYIAIDGFDVGVPTLRRDSLDIPNDAVIYLSAQRGFKRHPDTARLQMKIIKEVPNSYFLIKGLADSEAVQKFFMQLAEEEGVKCDRLRFLPQDPAETVHRANLTIADVVLDTFPYNGATTTLETLWMGIPLVTRVGQQFAARNSYTMMMNVGVTEGIAWSDEEYVEWGVRLGKDEALRQQVAWKLKASRQTAPLWNGKQFTREMEKAYKEMWQNYIDKK; from the coding sequence ATGACTTCTGTACAACTTTATACTGATATCACCTCCCTAGAACAGCAAGCCCAACAATATTTCATCAAAGACAACTACAGTCAAGCTGCTAACTGCTACGAACAAGCTATTGAAACAGAACCGGAAGTGAAATCTCACTACTGGAACTTAGGATTAATGTTGCTATTGCAGGGACAAGAAACAGAAGCACAGATGACTTGGCTGCTAGGTATAGGTGAGGGAGAAGTTCAAGAAGTTGAGCAGTGGACAGTTGAATTGGTAGAGGTGCTGCAAACCGAAGCTGAACGCAGAGAGACGTTAGCAGACTATAAAGTTGCTTGGGCAATTCGCCAGCATATCCGGGAAATAAATCCCACAGATATTAACAATCTATTGTATTTGATTGAGCTAGCTATCAAACAGGAAACGCTTATTGATGATGAATTAACTTCTCTAGGGGTAATTGAGTTAATTCAGTCAGAAGCAACTGTAGATATTCCGTTATTGTTTCATGTGTTGGAGAGTATTCTTAATTACGCTCCTTTCCATCCCGCAGTCCCAGCATTTGTAGAAGCTTGTCTAGTTCATGTTCACGAGCCTCAACTTTTCATTAAAATTTTACTTCCAGCTACAATTCAAATTGCCCACTCAATGCGGCAACCAAAACTTGCGGCATTACTTCTTGAGCTATATTTACGTCTCGAACCTGAAAATCTAGCAATTTTGCGCCATTTGGCTGCTTTTTATTTCAAAGCTAATGATTATTCTAAAGGGATAGAAGTAGCAAAGTTATGCTACTCGCTATCAAATACATTAATTGATCAAATTTTTGCAATACACCTACTCCATCGAGGATTAATGGATTCTCCTGATTGTTGGGAAGAAGCCTGTGAAGTTTTTGAAAAACAGCAAAATATGATGATGCTACTATTAGAAGAAAATCCTCTAGCCTTGCGCTCCAACGAGGTTTTACATCTCTTTAATTCCAACTATTTCGCTCCATATTTGCAAGATAATATTAAACAAAATAGATATATTCAGAATCAAATTGCCCATCTTTGTCAGCTTAATGTAGAAAACTATGCTAGCCAAGAAGTACAGCGATATCAACAGCGAACTTCCAAAGGGCGAAATAGCAAACTAAAAATTGGATACTTGTCGCATTGTTTATCTAGGCATTCAGTCGGCTGGTTAGCGCGGTGGTTGATTCAGCATCATAACCGCGAAGAATTTGATATGTATGGTTATTTTATAAATTATAAACAGATAAATGATCCGCTACAAGAATGGTATGTTCAGCAATTCAATCAAGCTTATAAAGGTGGAATTTATAGTGAAGATATTGCTGAAAAAATTCACCAAGATAAAATTGATATTTTAATCGATTTGGATAGCATTACACTAGATATAACTTGTGAAATCATGGCGCTAAAACCCGCACCTGTGCAAGCAACATGGTTAGGTTGGGATGCTTCGGGAATACCAGCAGTTGATTACTTTATTGCTGATCCTTATGTTTTGTCAGAATCTGCTCAGGAGTACTATACAGAAAAAATCTGGAGATTACCCCAAACCTATATAGCAATAGATGGTTTTGATGTGGGTGTACCTACTTTACGGCGGGATTCTTTAGATATTCCTAATGATGCTGTCATCTATCTCAGCGCTCAGAGAGGATTTAAGCGCCACCCAGATACAGCAAGACTGCAAATGAAAATTATCAAAGAAGTTCCCAATAGCTATTTCTTAATTAAAGGGTTAGCCGACTCTGAAGCCGTGCAGAAATTTTTTATGCAGCTAGCAGAAGAAGAGGGTGTAAAATGCGATCGTCTGCGATTTTTACCTCAAGATCCTGCTGAGACTGTCCACAGAGCAAATTTAACTATTGCTGATGTCGTATTAGATACTTTTCCCTACAACGGAGCTACGACAACCCTAGAAACACTCTGGATGGGTATCCCCTTAGTAACCAGAGTAGGACAGCAATTTGCGGCTCGTAATAGCTACACCATGATGATGAATGTAGGTGTGACAGAAGGTATTGCTTGGAGTGATGAAGAATATGTAGAGTGGGGTGTGCGTTTGGGGAAAGATGAAGCTTTACGCCAGCAGGTGGCTTGGAAATTGAAAGCATCTCGACAAACAGCACCCTTGTGGAATGGTAAGCAATTTACCCGTGAAATGGAGAAGGCTTACAAGGAAATGTGGCAGAACTATATTGACAAAAAATAA
- a CDS encoding transposase, which yields MYEYRKLTAEQKAELVQYRLSQGYPPHSPPHLVQDKQFYLLTVACYEHRYHIHTESRRQQLLDIIFDKFGGDGNEENSAEALTTNLRICAWVILPNHYHLLVYVENFDVLGESFRRIHGALSRQWNIEDNITKRKIWYRWSDRAIRSERHYYTTVNYIHYNPVKHSLVKSPYNWVESSVHWYLKACGRQWLRDCWTQYPVQDYGKDWDNF from the coding sequence ATGTATGAATATCGGAAGCTCACAGCAGAACAAAAAGCTGAACTAGTTCAATATCGCTTAAGCCAGGGTTATCCACCTCACTCTCCACCACATCTTGTACAAGATAAGCAATTTTATTTATTAACGGTAGCTTGTTATGAACATCGGTATCATATACACACTGAATCTCGTCGTCAGCAATTGCTAGATATAATTTTTGATAAGTTTGGTGGAGATGGAAATGAAGAGAATAGCGCTGAAGCGCTCACTACGAACTTAAGAATTTGTGCTTGGGTTATTTTGCCTAATCACTATCATCTACTAGTTTATGTGGAAAATTTTGATGTATTAGGTGAATCATTTCGTAGAATACATGGTGCGCTTTCTCGACAATGGAATATAGAGGACAATATTACTAAGAGAAAAATTTGGTATCGTTGGAGCGATCGCGCTATTCGCTCGGAAAGACATTATTATACAACTGTTAACTATATTCATTACAACCCAGTTAAACATAGTTTAGTCAAATCTCCTTATAACTGGGTAGAAAGTAGTGTCCACTGGTATTTAAAAGCTTGTGGACGGCAATGGCTACGTGATTGTTGGACTCAATATCCAGTCCAAGATTATGGTAAAGATTGGGATAATTTTTAA
- a CDS encoding ABC transporter permease: MAITKRRLPTFLQFGKSSNLSQKLMLIGLAITLFFIFLAFFAPVFQAWGWLQNPKDFLSNPIHEPPSAKHWFGTSRLGYDVFSRTLFGAQAALQVVILATALSMIIGVPLGMLSGYLGGKLDKVLLFLMDSIYTLPGLLLSVTLAFVVGRGILNAAIAISIAYIPQYYRVVRNHTVSVKTEVFIEAAQAMGASTWVVLSRYLFFNVIQSVPVLFTLNAADAILVLGGLGFLGLGLPEEVPEWGHDLKQALEALPTGIWWTTLFPGLTMTFMVVGLSLLGEGLNEFVNPRLRRENRIRK; encoded by the coding sequence ATGGCCATTACAAAACGGCGACTACCGACATTTTTACAGTTTGGCAAAAGTTCCAATCTTTCCCAAAAACTTATGCTCATTGGGTTAGCCATCACCCTATTTTTCATCTTCCTGGCATTCTTCGCTCCTGTATTCCAAGCTTGGGGATGGCTGCAAAACCCGAAAGATTTTCTCTCTAATCCAATTCACGAGCCACCCTCAGCTAAACATTGGTTTGGCACTAGTCGCCTGGGTTACGATGTCTTCTCCCGGACATTGTTCGGCGCTCAAGCTGCCTTACAGGTGGTGATCTTGGCAACAGCGCTGAGTATGATTATCGGTGTGCCTCTGGGGATGCTGAGTGGTTATCTCGGCGGTAAATTGGATAAAGTGTTGCTGTTTTTGATGGATAGCATCTACACTTTACCGGGGCTACTGCTGTCTGTAACACTGGCGTTTGTTGTGGGGCGTGGGATATTAAATGCAGCGATCGCTATTAGCATTGCCTACATCCCCCAATATTATCGCGTTGTTCGCAACCACACTGTTAGTGTGAAAACTGAAGTCTTCATCGAAGCAGCTCAAGCAATGGGCGCTTCCACTTGGGTTGTGCTTTCTCGTTATCTATTTTTCAACGTCATTCAAAGCGTACCCGTCCTCTTTACACTCAACGCTGCTGATGCAATTTTGGTGTTGGGCGGTTTGGGCTTTTTGGGGCTAGGACTTCCCGAAGAAGTGCCAGAATGGGGACATGATTTAAAACAAGCCCTAGAAGCTCTACCTACTGGCATTTGGTGGACTACGCTTTTCCCTGGTTTAACCATGACATTCATGGTGGTAGGGTTATCACTACTTGGTGAGGGGTTAAACGAATTTGTCAATCCTCGATTACGGAGAGAAAATAGAATCCGAAAATAG
- a CDS encoding XisI protein: MDTLDIYRRIIKEVLVPYTQIPYSHAAIECKAVFDSENDSYLLITLGWDGVKRIHGCLVHIDIIDGKIWVQRDDTEDGVTYELVAAGIPKEKIVLGFHPPNVRQHTGYAIA, encoded by the coding sequence ATGGATACCTTAGATATTTATCGACGGATCATCAAAGAGGTATTAGTACCCTACACACAAATTCCTTATTCGCACGCAGCTATTGAATGTAAAGCAGTATTTGATAGCGAAAATGACAGTTATTTGCTGATAACTTTAGGCTGGGATGGTGTAAAGCGAATTCACGGTTGCTTAGTTCATATTGATATTATTGATGGCAAAATTTGGGTGCAACGAGATGACACAGAAGATGGTGTTACCTACGAATTGGTAGCAGCAGGAATTCCCAAAGAGAAAATTGTCTTGGGATTTCACCCGCCAAATGTTAGGCAACACACAGGATATGCTATTGCCTAA